The sequence below is a genomic window from Phycisphaerales bacterium AB-hyl4.
ATGGTCAGCACTGTGGCACTGATAATTCCCTTGGACATGCTTCTAAACATCCTTGCATCTCTCCTTCTTCTTGCCGGTTCGCCGCGCCTCATGCGCCGCGAACACTAAATGCCTGGCCAGTTAAACAACGCGTTCGCCGTCGAGCATCTCGACGACTGAGTACCGGTCTCACCACCCATACCTACGGTTATGCGGGTCGTATCGGTTTTCATGTCTTGCATGTTCTTTGATGATGGCCATCGCTGGCAGGTCGGCTGGCTTGGGCACAAAAAAACCGGCCCGCTCACATAAATGCGAACGGGCCGGGGCGGGTGGGGTATCGGTTTTATTCGCCACAACTCAGCAAGCTGCGGCCGTCACGTTCAGGCCGTCGCGGTAAGGCCCGCAGATTCGGCGAGTTTGTCTGCCAGGTCGGTCTTCTCCCAACTGAACGCGCCGTTGGCCTGCGGCTCGCGACCGAAGTGGCCGTGGGCAGCCGTCTCGCGGTAGATCGGCTTGAGCAGGTCCAGATGCTTGATGATGCCCTTGGGCGTCAGTGGGAACAGTTCGCGGACCAGTTCGCCGATGCGGGCGTCTTCGATCTTGCCCGTGCCGAACGTGTCGATGTGCACGCTCGTCGGCTCGGCGACGCCGATGGCGTAGCTCAACTGCACTTCGCAGATCTCCGCCAAGCCCGACGCGACGATGTTCTTCGCCACGTAGCGAGCCATGTACGCCGCCGAGCGGTCGACCTTCGACGGGTCTTTACCCGAGAACGCGCCGCCGCCGTGTCGGCCTCGGCCGCCGTACGTGTCGACGATGATCTTACGGCCGGTCAGGCCCGCGTCGCCGTGCGGTCCGCCAATTTCAAACTGGCCGGTCGGGTTCACGTGGATCGTGACCTTGTTTTCATCGAACAGCTCAGCCGGCAGGATCGGCTTGATGATGTGCTCGATGACGGCTTCCTTGAGTTCCTTCTGCTTCGCTTCGCCGTTCCAGTCGGCGGTGTGCTGCGTGCTGAGCACCACCGTGTCGATCCGCACCGGCTTGTGGTCGGCGTCGTACTCGACGGTGACCTGACTCTTCGCGTCGGGGCGAAGGCCCTT
It includes:
- the metK gene encoding methionine adenosyltransferase, which gives rise to MTTPTNRDNYLFTSESVSMGHPDKVSDRVSDAILDTLLAADPKARVACETLCTTGLVVVAGEVTVHNEKGIKALHDVEDTVRDTLREIGYTDPAMKFDADSCAVIRTLHGQSEDIAMGVDKEGAGDQGLMFGFACRETESLMPLPIDLSHKLVERHVEVRRNNVIKGLRPDAKSQVTVEYDADHKPVRIDTVVLSTQHTADWNGEAKQKELKEAVIEHIIKPILPAELFDENKVTIHVNPTGQFEIGGPHGDAGLTGRKIIVDTYGGRGRHGGGAFSGKDPSKVDRSAAYMARYVAKNIVASGLAEICEVQLSYAIGVAEPTSVHIDTFGTGKIEDARIGELVRELFPLTPKGIIKHLDLLKPIYRETAAHGHFGREPQANGAFSWEKTDLADKLAESAGLTATA